Below is a genomic region from Acinetobacter tibetensis.
AGTCCGCATTGGGCCATCCAGTTTATTATTACTAACCCGATGATGGCATTCTTTATCATGGGCGCGGTGGTGTTAACCGTAACGGGTGGTGAAGCTTTATATGCCGATATGGGACATTTTGGTCCTGTTCCCATCCGTTTGGCATGGTTTGTTGTGGTTTTACCTTGTTTATTGCTCAACTATGCAGGGCAAGGCGCATTATTACTGCGTGACCCAAATGCCATTGAAAACCCATTCTATTTATTGGTACCAGAATGGGCATTGTACCCAATGATTTTCTTGGCAACTATGGCAGCAGTTATTGCCTCTCAAGCGGTCATTTCAGGGGTGTTCTCCTTGGCACGCCAAGCCATTCAATTGGGTTATTTGCCACGTCTAAGCATTAAGCACACGTCGGATTCAGAACAAGGGCAGATTTATGTGCCTTTACTGAACTGGATTTTGCTCGCAGCGATTATTGTTTTAATTCTAATCTTCCAAACCAGTTCGCGTTTATCCCATGCTTACGGTTTGGCTGTGACCATGACCATGCTCTGCGATACCTTATTGATTGCCGTTTTCATACGTTACGCATGGAAATGGAGTAAGCCAAAACTCGCATTACTGATTACACCATTTTTATTGCTGGATTTGGTCTTGGTGAGTGCTACGTCACTAAAAGTTCTGTCAGGTGGTTGGGTGCCGTTATTGATTGGCGGAATTGCATTTATGTTGTTAATGACGTGGAAAGATGGTCGTGAACTGACTTTTTCCAAGCTGCAACAAGATACGCTTCCGCTCGATTTATTTGTGCAGAGTATTGGTGAACAGGCAAACTGGGTCGAAGGGGAAGCAGTCTTCCTCACTGGGACTCCAACGGTTGTGCCACATGCCATGTTACATAACATGAAGCACAATAAGGTCTTGCATCAAAAGAACATCATTTTGACGGTAAAAATTCAGGATGTACCTTATGTTACCGATCAAGATCGATTCCACGTGGAAATCATGAATCAGCATTTTTATCGCGTTGAATTGTTCTACGGCTTTAAAGATGAAATGAATATTCCAATGGCGTTGGAAGCGGTCTATCAAGCGATAGAACTCGAATATAACTTAATGCAAATCAGCTTCTTTGTTTCGCGTGAACGTATTATTAGTACTGTGGGTGATGGCTTGGCGCCGTGGCGTGAAAAGCTGTTTATTTCGATGCAGCGCAATACCAGTCCCGTCAGCGACTTTTACCAAATTCCACCGAATCGTGTGGTGGAATTGGGAAGTCAAATTGAAATCTGATCATTTCGCTCTTGCTTAAACATAAGCGCTAAAAAACCAAGGCATCGTCCTTGGTTTTTTTATGCGGATTGAAATGTTTTGCAGTAGCGTTAGTTATTGTGCGACTTTGGATTGAGCATCGGCAGGCATCTGTTCTGGATGGGCTTGTATTGGCTGTGCTTCAAGGTTTTGTTCTGATTCTGGCAGACTTGTGATTTCTGTATCTGGACTATTGATTGGCTGGCTCGCGGAAGAGCTTAATTGTGGTGCTGGGGGAATGGCTTGATTGGGTACAACTGCGGATGCATCCTCGAGACTATTCGGAGCTGCGCTCATACTGGATGCTGTAGGATGATTTTCGGTATTGACCAAACGTACTTGTCCAGATTGAATCAATTCCTGAATGGATCCTGGTTGTCCATTAATACTGGTGCTCACTTTGGCTTGTGACAAACTTTCTAGCGTTTCACCTGCCTGTACTGTGGGTTCTGCAAACGCACTGACGCTGCTGAAGCCGAGTAATAATCCAGAGGCTAAAACTGTTGCTGAAATTAAATTATGTGACGACATCATGGCTCCGTGATTTATTGTGACTGTTCGTTGTGCCATTACCTTGGCACATTCAAAATTGGGCTGACAATGGAATCTACCCAATTGCATCGATAAGCTACTTAAACACCTGATGAAATCAGACAATTTGTTACAACCTTCACTTGCTTGTCACGATTTTGTTGAATTGTTAAACGATCAGTCACATCTAGATATACTTCTACAGAAGGGCTTTGTTAAGCTCCTGCAAAATCAGTCGTTTGATAAAGTAATGGCCAGTAAAAAACGTAGTTCAAAGCAATCCTTTCCTTGGTTTTTTAATCAGCACAGTTCAAAAGTGGTGTTGGGAGTGGTTGCCGTAGGGAGTTTTGCCATTGCCTTTGGACAAGAGCGAATTAGCCAGTTTTTGTCTTTACCGAGTGCATCAAACTCGGCCTGTCTCGATCAGTTTTATCGAGATGTTCCTCCTTATTTAAACAAAGAAAGCTTACAAAAACAGAGCTATGCTTTGTGTTTTAACGGCTTTAATGTAATGTATTCTGGAGTGTCCAAAACGCCACTCTGGGTGGCAGAAGCCTTAACACCACAGCGGTTAAGTCAAAAAATTCCACGTGAAGACAGCTTCCATGAAGAGGAGCGGATTCCAGCGCAATATCGTGCGACTTTGTCAGATTATCGTGGTTCTGGCTATGACCGAGGTCATATGGCACCGAATGCCGACATGCCGAATAAAACTTCGCAGTTTGACAGTTTCTCTTTGGCGAATATGGTGCCGCAAGCACCTAAAAACAATCAGGAAGTGTGGCGTAAACTGGAAGAAGCGACACGTGCCATTGTGACCAAACATCAGACTGCTGTGTATGTGGTATCGGGCCCAACGTTTACCAGCAAAAAATTAAAAGTGATTGGACAAGGTGTTATGGTACCAACTGCCGTGTATAAGGCAGTTTATATTCCAAAAACGGGAGCCATTGGGGTGTATTACGCACCAAACAATAATTCGCAAGAAGTGAAAATTGTCAGTGTATGTTATTTGGAAGAACAAATAGGGGTCAATTTATTCCCGCAACTGACCGAAGAGCAAAAGCGTAATACCTATCAGTTGCCGCTGACCGCGACTGCGGTGAAAGCCAAACAAGAGATTGCCTATTCGCATTGGGATGCAGAAAGCCAGTGTGCAGAAGATATTTCTGCGGAAAAGATTAGTGCAGCCCAAAAAAGCTTTAGTTCTGGCAGCAGTAAATCCACCTCAAGTTCGACCCCTAGTCTGGATGCAGACACGCAAGATGCGATTGTGAAACAGTTGATTGAAGCGTTATTGCAGTATATGTTGCAATTGGTGAAGTAGAAAAATACCCATCTATTTGAAGTATTGGCTCTGAGGTGATTATGTTTAAACCTTTTGAAAATGACACAGAATCACATGCAATTCATGATTTAACCTTAGAAAATCAATTAGATCGGGTCAATATTTATGGCAATTTGCAAATAGGCAAAGATCAGGCAGGGTTAGCCGCAGCAAAAGCCTTGCAGGCCTATTTAAATGCGATTGTGGCAACACTGGAAGTAGAACCAGACTTACCAGAACAAATCATTCATGCTGCGACTCAGGACGTTGAAAACCCATTCTTATAAATACTCAAACCTGAGGGAAGCCAGTCGAGCGTTAGATCGACTGGCTTTTTTTTAAGAAGTCGTTTTACTTTGTGCAACAAATTTATAAATTAAACTGCCGATGACCGCGCCTGCAATTGGAGCAAGCCAGAATAACCATAATTGTCGCAATGCTTCCGTTTCTGCGAACAGGGCGACGCCTGTGCTGCGGGCCGGATTCACCGAGGTATTGGTGACAGGGATACTGATTAAGTGGATGAGCGTTAGCGCGAGACCGATGGCAATGGGTGCGAAACCTGCTGGCGCACGTTTATCAGTAGCCCCCATAATCACGATCAGGAAAAATGCCGTCAGTACCACTTCAATCATCAGTGCTGAAAGTAAGCCATATTTTCCAGGGGAAAGTTCGGCATAACCATTGCTGGCGAAAGCACCTGTCCCCATAAAACCAGTTTGTCCTTGTGCAATCAGGAACAGCACAAAAGCCGCCAAAATCGCGCCAATCACTTGAGCGGCAAGATAGGGCAACAGGTCTTTACCATCGAAGCGTTGACCCGCCCATAAGCCAATACTGACGGCGGGATTGAAATGTCCGCCAGAGATATGCCCAAAGGCATAAGCACCGGTTAAGACGGTTAAACCAAAGGCGAGGGCAACCCCCGCAAAACCGATACCAAGTTCAGGAAACGCTGCGGCAAAGATGGCACTACCACAGCCACCAAAGACCAACCAAAAGGTGCCGAGCAGTTCGGCGAGATATTTATTCATCTTCATCTCCAGTATTATTCGTTATGATGATTTTTTGTTCTAAAGCACGACAGTCTATCTTTAACGAAAAATATAAGATGACTCAATGTAAAAATGATTAAAAAGCATACTTATTTTTGTCAATTCTTATATGGATTGTAGATATTGTTTACGGAATTGTTGAGGCGTTTTTCCAGTCCAGAGTTTAAACGCACGTTGAAAAGCACTTTGCTCGGAATAACTCAAAAGTAGGGCAATCTCTTGTAAGCTGAGATGAGGGTCTTGTAAGTATTGCTCTGCGAGCATTTGGCGGACTTGTTGAGTACGTTGTTGATAATTACTGCCTTGAGCCTGTAAATAACGTTGCAGTTGTCGCACTGAAATATTGAGCTGTTGGGCAATCAGCTCAATTTGGTATTGGTTTTTCTGTAGACCCGTGAGGATGGCTTGTTGGAGACGTTGATCTAACTGGGTTGAATGTGGCAATTGCTTTAATAGTGCCTGTGCTTGCTGCATTAATAACTGCTGTAAGGTGTGGTCGCCTTGTTGCAAGGGTGTATTTAATTCGGCAACGGGGAGCAAGACCTGCGTAACAGGTTGAGAAAAGCGCACTTTACAATGGAAAAACTGTTCATATAGCCGACTATTTTTCGGAGCAGCATGACGGAAATGCACTTCATGCAGTTGAATAGGATGTGTCGTCATATTCTGATTTAAGAACTGCACCATCAAGGCAATCGCAATTTCGTCGGTGAGTTGCGTGGTCAGATGCTGTGGTAATTCACCCCAGCGAATGGCAAGGTAATCGGTAGATAGATCAATTTGCAGTGGACTACCATCATAAATCAGACGATGAAAATCATGATAACGGCTGAGGGCTTCGCCTAAAGTGTCACAGGCGAGGGCGAGATAAGCCAGAATGCCCAAATGTTTTGTTTGTACATAGGTTGAAATTTCTAAACCGAGAGCGGGATGAGGCACTTGTTGCTGTAATTCATTCAATAACTCATGCCAAATACGATAATCAAAGCGTTCGAGGTTTTGCACTTTCAGCAATTGAGGCTGAATGACAAGACCTTGAGCTTGACTATAGGCATACAGCAGGTGTCCCAGTCCACCATAGACGGAGCCTGTATAATCATTCAGAGTAAGCATCATGTATTTTTGTTGTCGTGATTTGTCAATATTAAGGGTGTAGATGGTCAATATTTATCACATTCAGTTTTCTATATTCAAGTTATGAATGGAGAAATAAATTATGTGGAAAGGATTTTTAGCAGGATTGGTCGTTGCAAATGGTTTTGAATGGGTGGCGCATAAATATCTGTTACATGGTACTCATCGTGCAGGTCAACCTCGTTATAGCCCAGTGCCTTTAAGCATGAAATCACATTGGGAGCATCATCGAGAGGTGCGCAAACAGCAATTTTATGATGATAGCTATGTGGAAGGTTTGCCACATTGGCGCACCAAAAATGAAGTGATGTCATTAGTGGTTGTTGCAGGGGTGAGCAGTGCCTTGTTTTATCCCATCTCAAAAGGGATGGCAGCCGCAGCGGTATATAGTGCCTGTAATTATTTTTACATCCATCGTCGAGCACATTTAGAACCTGAATGGGCCATGAAGAAAATACCGTGGCATTATGATCATCATATGAATGCCAATCAGGATGCCAACTGGTGTGTGACCAAGCCATGGTTTGATTATTTATTGGGAACACGGGTGATTTCGGCTGCGAATTTGCAAGAGCAGAATCCATTGGGTATTGCCTTGCCACAAGTGCTTGCGAAGCGATTGAATCAAGTGGCGCTACGTTATTTCCCTGCCAAATGGGTAGAGAAAAACAATATGGTGACTGGGTTAGCGTTAAAAACTGAGGCAAATGAAGCTGTGCAGCAGCAAGACGCTGTCGCAATGGTTCAATGATACTGGCAGCAATAATCCTGCTTGATGATGTTTAAAATCGTTTTATTGGTTGCTTGATTTGTTAGGAGCCGTTAATAGTCGTTTTTATTGCAGGATCGGCATATAAAAAAAGAGCGCTCCAGGCGCTCTTTTAGATCATTAAATACCTGCTTAAAGACGCATTTCAATGCCTTGCGCTGCCAAATATTGCTTCGCTTCAGGAATAGTATGCTGTCCAAAGTGGAAAATGGATGCTGCCAGTACGGCATCAGCACCACCTTTTAAGATGCCATCTGCCAAATGTTGCAATGTTCCTACACCACCAGAAGCGATGGTCGGAATAGTGACGCGGTCATTAATGGCACGCATCAGCCCAAGGTCATAACCTGCTTTGGTTCCATCGGCATCCATCGAAGTGATTAAAAGCTCACCCGCACCGAAGTTGGCCATTTTCACTGCCCATTCAATCGCATCAATGCCTGTTTCTTTACGACCGCCGTGGGTGAAAATTTCCCATTTGTTTTCTGCAGTTTTTTTCGCATCAATCGCAACTACAATACATTGTGCCCCAAAGCGTTGAGATGCTTCTTGGACAAACTCTGGGTTATAAATGGCTGCGGAGTTAATGCTCACTTTATCTGCGCCCGCATTTAATAATAAGCGAATATCTTCGACTTTACGGACACCACCACCGACTGTAAGCGGAACAAACACGCTTTCTGCCATACGTTCTACCGTACGGTAAGTGGTGTCGCGTCCATGATGTGTAGCAGTAATATCAAGGAAGGTAATTTCATCGGCACCTTGTTCGTTATAGCGACGGGCAACTTCAACAGGGTCACCTGCATCACGAATATCAAGGAACTGTACACCTTTCACCACACGACCGTTGTCGACGTCGAGACAAGGAATAATACGTTTAGCTAGCATAATTTTTTCCAATAATTACAGCCGATTATGAAACTCACCTACACAAGCGCTACACCTTGGTAGATTGAAAAGGTATTCTATCAAACTTATGTAAGATTTTTCGCAGGTTTTCTATGTCGGTTTATACCACTTTGACTTTAAAGGAAGTTCAGGACTTCGCAGCACCTTATGGATTAGAGGTGATTGACCTGATTCCCATTCAAGGAGGTATCCAAAATACAAACTATTTTCTGGTCTGTGAAGACCAAAGCCAATATGTATTAACCGTATTTGAAGAGATGGATGAACATGGTGCGGGTGAAATTGTGCCTGTATTGGAACATTTAGGACAGCAAGGTCTAGCTGTGCCTGTACCGTTAAAACATGCAGGACAAGCCATTCACTTTATTAAACAAAAGCCTGCCCAAATTGCACCGCGTTTAATGGGTAAACATCCGATGCCAGCTTCTGTGGCACAGGTGGAAGCGATTGCTGTAGCACAAGCCAAAATGCATGTGGCCTTGCAGGATTTTCCACTTGAACGTGCCCAGTACCGTAACCATCAATACTGGCGTCAGGTGTCACGCGAAATTAAACCCACGCTAAACGCGGCAGATACAGTGTTGTTGAATGAATTGCTCGGTTTGTATGATGCCATGACCGCGATTTATCCAGATCGACCAAAAGGCTTTATCCACTCAGATTTGTTCCGTGACAACACCTTATTTGAAGGGGAGCAACTCAAGGGCATTCTCGATTTTTATGAATTGAACAAAGATGAGTTGTTGTTTGACATCGCAATTACCCTGAATGACTTCTGTACTGAATATCCAGAGGTGCATTTAGATGAAGAAAAAGCCTTGGCCTTCCTCACCGCCTATCAAACGGTTCGTCCTCTTACTGAAGATGAGAAAGCCTGTTTGGAGCTTTATTTGGCGATGGCAGCAGGTCGTTTCTGGATGATGCGTTTGCAAGTGGCACAAAAAAATGCCGCTGAAGGACGCACGGGTGACGACATTTTGCAGAAAAATCCTTTAGAAATGCGTAATATGCTGATTGAACGCTTAAAATTTGTAAATGGTTAAACAAGGAAGATCACATGCGAGATCAGGGACGCTTGGTAGAATGGTTTGATGATAAAGGCTACGGCTTTATTCAACCCAATGAGACCAATAAAGAGCGGGTGTTCTTACATATTAAGGACTTCGCGCGACCTGGTCCGCGTCCAATTGTTGGCTGTGCCTTGGAATATATGGTCTTGTTGGATGGTCAGGGGCGCTTTCGCGCACAACAGGTCACGTATTTAAAAGCCTCACAAACAGGTCAGAAGCCCAAAGCCAAGCCGACTCCGCCACAAAAGCATTCCGTCATGCAATTGGCAGGTATGGCTTACTTTGTGGTTTTGGCCGTTTTAGTGATTGCGGGACTACTGAGTGGTTTAGTGTTGTTATTGATTTGCTTGATGAATGCAGCAAGTTATTGGTTCTATGCACAAGATAAAGAAGCCGCACAATTGGGTGGGCGTCGTGTGCCCGAACAAACACTGCATGTTTTGGCCTTCTTGGGTGGGTGGCCAGCGGCATGGTTAGCCCAACAAAAGTTGCGACATAAAACACAAAAACAACCTTTCAGGAAGGTGTATTTCTGTACTATAGCCTTAAATCTATTACTTATTTTATGGCTGATCTCTCCTCTAAATAGCTTGCCAATCTAGAGAGGGAGTTTTAACAATACGGGGAGAAAAATGAATAAACCCATTGATCAGGATCCTAATCGTAGCTTAACGCTGGTGTTATACGTCCTTTACATCATTGCGATTTTTACAGGTGGCTTATTGGCACTCATCGCCTTGATTATTAATTATGTCAAACTCAATGATGTTCGTGGCTCAATCTTCGAAAGCCACTTTATCTGGCAAATCCGAAGTTTCTGGTGGTATTTATTCTGGAACGTGATTGCATTTGTGCCGTTCTTTTTCTTATTCTTTACTGGAAATAACCCAGATTTGTTTGCTGGTGTTGCTTTGGGCAGTACCATCTTTTGTATTAGCGTGATTGCACTGTCATGGATTTGGATTGTCTATCGTGCTATTCGTGGAATTATCACTTTAAATGATAATCAACCTATTTAAAAAAACTTCTAGCAAATGATAAGTCGAGAGCTTTAGATTTGGTTTGCAGTGAGATGACATCTCAAATGAAAAGAGTGGCTTTTGCCACTCTTTTTTTTGCCCGATCCTGAGACCTAGTGCACCACTGCTTGGCAGTATTGTGCCCCAAGCTGGGATTTTTTGGGGCGTAAACTTTACATGATGGTTTTAAAGTTTAAAATTTTTAGTAAATAATTTACATTTTTCTATTAATAAATTTACGTTTTTAATAATTAAGAGTTACTTTTTTTATTTTAAGATTTAAATTTTTAATAATTGTAATTTACATTTTTAATAAATTAACTTTACATATATGTATATTTATTTAATTAAATAAGTAAGTTTAATTTATTTAAAAAATGATTAAGAATAAAACCGACCACGACGTCGACGTAAGCCCAAAACATGAATCGCGCGAACCAAAACCGCATATGAAACTGCATAGCCAAACTCTTGTTCAAAAAGCGGAACTAGGTCACTAATATTCTGAAATTTTGTTTTCTTAACAAACACTTGAAAGCTATCCCAATCCTTAATATGACTTGGTGCGCCACGCTTTTCACTCGGCTTGGGTGCAAGATCTCCGGTTTCTTCTTCAAGCTTGATCCAAGCATCAAGGGTGACACGGGAAATGTTGAATTGTTTGCATACCGCTACTTTGTAGTCGGTTATCTTGTAGGCTTGAATTGCAGCTTTACGTAGTTCAATAGAGTATCTAGGCATTAACTTGTCTCATTTTAAAATAAGATTTTTTATATTATATGGCATAGTTGTTGCAAAAAAATAATTAAGTTAAATAAAATATGTAAATGGCATTTAAATGAAAAGAACAGAAGTTTCTTTAAAATCGTTGTCCTTGTGGCAAGTCATTATGATTGGTGTAGCGTACATGACCCCTATGGTGGTATTCGATACTTTTGGTATCGTCTCGGAGGTGACCGAAGGTCGAGTGCCACTCGCCTATATTTTGGCGCTATTTGCGATGCTTTTAACTGCGTTTAGTTACGCACGTTTCAGTCGAATCAGTGAAGATTCGGGTTCAGCTTATAATTACACTGCCCAGTCATGCGGAGCAAAAGCAGGTTTCTTTGTGGGTTGGTGTTCATTGCTGGATTATATTTTGCTGCCTTTGGTGAATGCTTTACTGGCAGGCATTTATTTAGAAGCTGTGATTCCAAGTGTGCCGTATTGGGTTTGGGTCGCTTTGTTCACTGGCATCGTGACGCTGATTAACTGCTTCCGCATTAATTTCTTGGCAAATTTAAGTCTGCTTTTTGTATTGATGCCGCTGTTGCTCATGGTGGTGTTTATTTATTTGGTTATTCAGGGCGTGGGTTCAGAACAAGGTTATGCCCATGTATTGACCTTGGCTCCTTTATTTAACGGAGATACCACGGTTCTGCCTTTGATTGCAGGTGCATCTATTCTGTGTTTTTCATTTTTGGGTTTCGACGCCGTGACTACATTGGCACATGAAACCAAAGATCCGAAAAAGAATATTCCACGTGCGGTGTTGCTCACCACATTGGTGGGAGGTGCCATCTTCTTCACAGCTTCATGGTTTATTCAATTGTATTTCCCAAGCAATGTTCGCTTTAACAAGCCAGATGAAGCCTTGCCTGAAATCGTACTGTATGTCGGTGGAGCCTTATTTCAAGCAGTCTTCTTATGCGCTCAAATCATGAATACTTTTGCTTCAGGTTTGGCGACCCATGCCAGTGCTTCACGCTTAATTCATATCATGGCGAAGGATGGTATTTTCCCTAAAGCAACATTTGGGCAGTTACATACTAAATTAGGCACACCGTTGTATGCCGTATTGACCATTGGATTGATTTCACTGGCGGCCATTTTCCTAGAGTTGGCGACAGTGGTGAGCATGATTAGTTTTGGCGCTTTAATTGCCTTTACCGCAGTGAATTTCTCGGTCTTTGCAAAATTCTATTTGCGCGACAAACAAACACAAGGGTTGAAGAACAAATTTTTCAACCTGATTCTGCCGCTTTTATCGGTGACGGTCATGATTGGACTTTGGGTGAATCTAGAGCGTAATGCCTTGATGTTTGGATGTTCTTGGTTGGCTGTTGGTATCGCATTATTTATCTATAAAAGACTGAAAAGACAAAACATTGTGATTGAAAATGCCTATTAGGCCTGACATGAAAATAAAGTAAATGAGAGTGTGAATGACATGAAGATAAATAAACCAATATTTGAAAATGACGTGGAGTATAAGGCCAGTCATGCTTTACACAGTGGTAAAGAGTGGAATTGGCTTAATCCGAAGCGGGGCGAGTTTAGTCATCCTGCAAATTACTATGAAAGTTCATTAAAAGTATGGCATGAATTTGCGCCTTTAGATGCCGATATGGTCTGTGATGTTTTAGTTATTGGTGGGGGATTATTGGGAACATCCACAGCTTTGCATTTGGCAGAGCAAGGTGTAGACACTGTACTGGTCGAAAAAAACCGTATCGGCAGTGCTGCATCTGGACGTAATGGGGGACAACTGACTCCCGGTTTGGCACGTTGGGAAGCTGAAACCATGGTGGAGCACTTTAGTTTTGAAGATGCTAAAAGGTTATGGCATTTCACGTCCACAGAAGCCATGTCCTTAATTGACGGTATTTGTGACAAATATGAGTTGGAATTGCAACGCAAACGCGGTCACATTACGGCTGCGGTACATCCGGGGCATTTAGATGCTTTGCGCGCAGGAATGCAAGCACGTGAGTATTTGCAAGAAACCCATACGTCGCTCTTAAATCAGGATGAATTGCGTGAACATGTCGCTTCCGAACATTATTTCGGTGGTTTATTGGATCACCTCGGGGGGCATATTCATCCCTTAGCCTTGACTCGTGGTTTGGCGTATGGCTTTTGTCAAAATGGTGGCAAAATTTATGAGCAAACTGAAGTGCAATGCATACAAGAACGTGCCGATGGTATTTATGTCACCACCGCCAATGGGGTCATTAAAGCGCGGAAAAGTGTGGTCATGGCGGTACATCATGCGTCGTTTAAGTTACTAGAAGAAGACAAACAAACCACTATTCCGTTTTATACCTATGTGTGTACCACAGCGCCACTAGAGCTTGATTTAAAAGCATTGCTCCCGACGGATCTCCCTGTCTATGACACACAGTTCCAGATTGACTATTACCGTGGTGTATCAAAAAACCGCTTATTGTTTGGGGGAGAAGGCACAGGCTCATGTTGGGATGCACAGCAAACACATGATTATTTGTTAGGGCGTATTCAACATGTATTTCCGCAACTTAAACAGGTCGAGCTTGATTTTGTTTGGAGTGGAACCACCGATTTAACCGTGAATGGGGCTACTGACAGTCGTAAATTTGGCAATCAATTTCCGATTTACGCGGTACAGGGTTGGAGTGGGCATGGCGTCGCGCAAACGGTACGAATTGGGAAAGCCATTGCCGATGATTTCTTGGGGCTGTCAGATGATTTTGAAATGCTGACCAAAATTCAACACATGAATATTCCCATGGGGCGTGCATTGGCACCGATTGTAATTCCGATTGCGAAAAGTATGTATGGCATTGGCGCCATGATGAATCCAGGAAAAATGGTGTCATTCTAAATAGATCGCGTGATGATGAAGTCGATTGAGGGCAGCAGTCGACTTCATTCTTTTATGTCATTAGAGCTGCTCAATTTCTTTTTTGGCTTTCAAGCGTTTGGGTTTCCATTCACTGATGAGGATACCAAAAACCACCAATACACCGCCCAATAAAGCCAATGGTGCCAAGCGTTCACCTGCAAGGCGTCCAAAAAGTGCTGCCCAAACGGGTTCGCCTGCATAAATAATGGCCGCTTGCGATGGATCTACCGAACGTTGTGCCCAATTCATGACGTACTGAATCAAGGCACTGGCGAGACCCAAACCCATCGCGATACTGAGCAAAGGCCATGAAAAGCTGGGAATGCTATGTTCACCTACCAACGGCATTGAGGCAAAGGCCAGTAAAGAAGCCACCGCCAGTTGAATGACTGTTACCCGACCTAAATTTACTTTTGGGGCAAAATAACCAATCAGAATAATTTCCAATGCGATTCCAATTGCACCGAGTAAAGTCACCACCTGACCAAAATTTAAAGTAATTGCATGGAAACCATTCCCCGTCAATAAAACCAAGCCTATAAACGCACAAAATGCGCCAATCCAGATCATAAAATGTGGGGCTTTACGGAAAATTAACCACAACAATACAGGGACTAAAGGCACATACAATGCGGTTAAAAATGCCGATTCACTGCTACTAATGGTTTGTAAACCCACAGTTTGCGTACCATAACCGATGGTGAGCATACAGCCGATAATACAACCTGCGAATAAGTCTTGCGCGGTAATGTGTTTGAGTTGCCTAAAAGAGAGCAAACCAATAATGGTTGCTGCACAGGCAAAACGGCAACCCACAAAAAACATTGGTGAACTAAAATTAAGGGCATATTTCACGGTCAAAAATGTACCGCCCCAAATAAAAGTAATAAGTATCAGGGCAATCACAGGAGCATTGGAGCCAAAACGTGCATTGAACATAGCGATCATTGGAGTTGTGTGCAGTATATTGCACATAGCTTGTCATGCTTTTATTTTTTGTGCAATATATTGCTCAAATTTTTCTTGAAATG
It encodes:
- a CDS encoding homoserine kinase, whose product is MSVYTTLTLKEVQDFAAPYGLEVIDLIPIQGGIQNTNYFLVCEDQSQYVLTVFEEMDEHGAGEIVPVLEHLGQQGLAVPVPLKHAGQAIHFIKQKPAQIAPRLMGKHPMPASVAQVEAIAVAQAKMHVALQDFPLERAQYRNHQYWRQVSREIKPTLNAADTVLLNELLGLYDAMTAIYPDRPKGFIHSDLFRDNTLFEGEQLKGILDFYELNKDELLFDIAITLNDFCTEYPEVHLDEEKALAFLTAYQTVRPLTEDEKACLELYLAMAAGRFWMMRLQVAQKNAAEGRTGDDILQKNPLEMRNMLIERLKFVNG
- a CDS encoding DUF1294 domain-containing protein, whose translation is MRDQGRLVEWFDDKGYGFIQPNETNKERVFLHIKDFARPGPRPIVGCALEYMVLLDGQGRFRAQQVTYLKASQTGQKPKAKPTPPQKHSVMQLAGMAYFVVLAVLVIAGLLSGLVLLLICLMNAASYWFYAQDKEAAQLGGRRVPEQTLHVLAFLGGWPAAWLAQQKLRHKTQKQPFRKVYFCTIALNLLLILWLISPLNSLPI
- a CDS encoding DUF4870 family protein — its product is MNKPIDQDPNRSLTLVLYVLYIIAIFTGGLLALIALIINYVKLNDVRGSIFESHFIWQIRSFWWYLFWNVIAFVPFFFLFFTGNNPDLFAGVALGSTIFCISVIALSWIWIVYRAIRGIITLNDNQPI
- a CDS encoding helix-turn-helix domain-containing protein; its protein translation is MPRYSIELRKAAIQAYKITDYKVAVCKQFNISRVTLDAWIKLEEETGDLAPKPSEKRGAPSHIKDWDSFQVFVKKTKFQNISDLVPLFEQEFGYAVSYAVLVRAIHVLGLRRRRGRFYS
- a CDS encoding APC family permease, with product MKRTEVSLKSLSLWQVIMIGVAYMTPMVVFDTFGIVSEVTEGRVPLAYILALFAMLLTAFSYARFSRISEDSGSAYNYTAQSCGAKAGFFVGWCSLLDYILLPLVNALLAGIYLEAVIPSVPYWVWVALFTGIVTLINCFRINFLANLSLLFVLMPLLLMVVFIYLVIQGVGSEQGYAHVLTLAPLFNGDTTVLPLIAGASILCFSFLGFDAVTTLAHETKDPKKNIPRAVLLTTLVGGAIFFTASWFIQLYFPSNVRFNKPDEALPEIVLYVGGALFQAVFLCAQIMNTFASGLATHASASRLIHIMAKDGIFPKATFGQLHTKLGTPLYAVLTIGLISLAAIFLELATVVSMISFGALIAFTAVNFSVFAKFYLRDKQTQGLKNKFFNLILPLLSVTVMIGLWVNLERNALMFGCSWLAVGIALFIYKRLKRQNIVIENAY
- a CDS encoding NAD(P)/FAD-dependent oxidoreductase yields the protein MKINKPIFENDVEYKASHALHSGKEWNWLNPKRGEFSHPANYYESSLKVWHEFAPLDADMVCDVLVIGGGLLGTSTALHLAEQGVDTVLVEKNRIGSAASGRNGGQLTPGLARWEAETMVEHFSFEDAKRLWHFTSTEAMSLIDGICDKYELELQRKRGHITAAVHPGHLDALRAGMQAREYLQETHTSLLNQDELREHVASEHYFGGLLDHLGGHIHPLALTRGLAYGFCQNGGKIYEQTEVQCIQERADGIYVTTANGVIKARKSVVMAVHHASFKLLEEDKQTTIPFYTYVCTTAPLELDLKALLPTDLPVYDTQFQIDYYRGVSKNRLLFGGEGTGSCWDAQQTHDYLLGRIQHVFPQLKQVELDFVWSGTTDLTVNGATDSRKFGNQFPIYAVQGWSGHGVAQTVRIGKAIADDFLGLSDDFEMLTKIQHMNIPMGRALAPIVIPIAKSMYGIGAMMNPGKMVSF
- a CDS encoding DMT family transporter; the protein is MFNARFGSNAPVIALILITFIWGGTFLTVKYALNFSSPMFFVGCRFACAATIIGLLSFRQLKHITAQDLFAGCIIGCMLTIGYGTQTVGLQTISSSESAFLTALYVPLVPVLLWLIFRKAPHFMIWIGAFCAFIGLVLLTGNGFHAITLNFGQVVTLLGAIGIALEIILIGYFAPKVNLGRVTVIQLAVASLLAFASMPLVGEHSIPSFSWPLLSIAMGLGLASALIQYVMNWAQRSVDPSQAAIIYAGEPVWAALFGRLAGERLAPLALLGGVLVVFGILISEWKPKRLKAKKEIEQL